A window of the Capricornis sumatraensis isolate serow.1 chromosome 9, serow.2, whole genome shotgun sequence genome harbors these coding sequences:
- the UBXN6 gene encoding UBX domain-containing protein 6 — MKKFFQEIKADIKFKSAGPGQKLTESAGEKAPKERPSQPPVRQPRQGPTNEAQMAAAAALARLEQKQPRARGPTSQDSIRNQVRKELRAEATVSGNPEAPGSDTVPEPKEEGSTHLAVPGVYFTCPLTGAILRKDQRDARIREAILMHFSTDPVAASIMKIHTFNKDRDRVKLGVDTIAKYLDNIHLHPEEEKYRKIKVQNKVFQERIHCLEGTHEFFEAIGFQKVLLPIPDQEGPEEFYVLSEAALAQPQSLERHKEQLLSAEPVRATLARQRRVFRPSPLASQFDLPADFFNLTAEEIKREQRLRSEAVERLSVLRTKAMREREEQREMRKYTYTLLRVRLPDGCLLQGTFYARERVAVLYGFVREALQNDWLPFELLASGGQKLSEDENLAFNECGLVPSALLTFSWDAAVLEDIRAAGTQPDTSILKPELLSAIEKL, encoded by the exons ATGAAGAAATTCTTCCAAGAGATCAAGGCCGACATCAAGTTCAAGAGCGCGGGACCGGGTCAGAAGCTCACGGAGTCGGCGGG GGAGAAGGCCCCCAAAGAGAGGCCCAGCCAGCCACCAGTCCGGCAGCCCCGCCAGGGACCCACCAATGAGGCACAGATGGCGGCAGCGGCGGCCCTGGCCCGGCTGGAGCAGAAGCAGCCCCGGGCACGGGGCCCCACATCTCAGGACTCCATCCGGAACCAGG TGAGAAAGGAACTCCGAGCTGAAGCAACAGTCAGTGGGAACCCAGAGGCCCCAGGGAGCGACACG GTGCCAGAGCCCAAAGAGGAAGGCTCGACCCACCTGGCGGTGCCCGGAGTGTACTTCACCTGCCCTCTCACAGGGGCCATCCTAAGGAAGGACCAGCGGGACGCCCGCATCAGAGAGGCCATTCTCATG CACTTCTCCACTGACCCAGTGGCTGCCTCCATCATGAAGATCCACACGTTCAACAAAGACCGGGACCGGGTGAAGCTGGGCGTGGACACCATCGCCAA GTACCTGGACAATATCCACCTGCACCCAGAGGAggagaagtaccgaaagatcaaGGTGCAGAACAAGGTGTTCCAG GAGCGCATTCACTGCCTGGAAGGGACCCACGAGTTTTTTGAGGCCATCGGCTTCCAGAAGGTGCTGCTTCCAATCCCTGACCAGG AGGGCCCCGAGGAGTTCTATGTGCTGAGCGAGGCCGCTCtggcccagcctcagagtctGGAGCGCCACAAGGAGCAGCTGCTGAGCGCCGAGCCTGTGCGCGCCACTCTGGCCCGCCAGCGCCGTGTCTTCCGGCCCTCGCCCCTGGCCTCGCAGTTCGACCTGCCCGCGGACTTCTTCAACCTCACGGCCGAGGAGATCAAGCGGGAGCAGCGGCTGCGGTCGGAGGCTGTGGAGCGGCTGAGCGTGCTACGGACCAAGGCCATGCGTGAGCGGGAGGAGCAGCGGGAGATGCGCAAGTACACGTACACGCTGCTGCGCGTGCGCCTCCCCGATGGCTGCCTGCTGCAGG GGACCTTCTACGCCCGGGAACGGGTGGCAGTGCTGTATGGGTTTGTCCGGGAGGCCTTGCAGAACGACTGGCTGCCCTTTGAGCTGCTGGCCTCAGGCGGACAGAAGCTGTCGGAAGATGAGAACCTGGCCTTCAACGAATGTGGGCTG GTGCCCTCTGCCCTCCTGACCTTCTCGTGGGACGCAGCTGTGCTTGAGGACATCAGGGCTGCAGGCACCCAGCCAGACACGTCTATCCTGAAACCCGAGCTCCTGTCGGCCATTGAGAAGCTCTAG